In Halorientalis sp. LT38, a genomic segment contains:
- a CDS encoding sulfurtransferase TusA family protein has translation MSETEYEPDVTIDSRGATCPGPLMDLIGKVKEADPGTVIELQTSDSGSKGDVPEWLDEAGHELLEVVEHDDYWSMYVEIN, from the coding sequence ATGAGCGAAACCGAATACGAACCCGACGTCACGATCGACTCGCGCGGCGCAACCTGCCCCGGTCCGCTGATGGACCTCATCGGCAAGGTCAAGGAGGCCGATCCGGGGACCGTCATCGAACTGCAGACCTCGGACAGCGGGTCCAAGGGCGACGTTCCGGAGTGGCTGGACGAGGCCGGCCACGAGCTGCTCGAGGTCGTCGAGCACGACGACTACTGGAGCATGTACGTCGAGATCAACTGA
- a CDS encoding DsrE/DsrF/DrsH-like family protein, protein MTGYAIVLASRELSRVQAVSTIASIAAASDVPVEVFATMEGLLPFEKETVESGDFDVGPVGARMLEAEDVDVPLFTEQFAQAKEIGPLRLYACEMAMDLMGQDLDDYVDVFDESLGVSGFLNRAQDKQVVFV, encoded by the coding sequence ATGACAGGCTATGCAATCGTTCTCGCGTCCAGAGAGCTGTCCCGCGTACAGGCGGTCAGTACCATCGCGTCCATCGCGGCGGCCTCCGACGTGCCCGTCGAGGTGTTCGCCACGATGGAGGGACTGTTACCCTTCGAGAAAGAGACCGTCGAATCCGGCGACTTCGACGTCGGACCCGTCGGCGCGCGGATGCTGGAGGCAGAGGACGTGGACGTCCCGCTGTTCACCGAACAGTTCGCCCAGGCCAAAGAGATCGGCCCGCTGCGGCTCTACGCCTGCGAGATGGCGATGGATCTGATGGGCCAGGACCTCGACGACTACGTCGACGTGTTCGACGAGTCGCTCGGCGTCTCGGGCTTCCTGAATCGCGCCCAGGACAAACAGGTCGTCTTCGTCTGA
- a CDS encoding helix-turn-helix domain-containing protein, translating to MPDSMAEMLRQDMECEGLLECLHGLKDLDRECFETLAKSDERLTVDEIADRVERERSTAYRSIQRLLQTGLVQKEQINYEQGGYYHVYYPADPEEVTDDMQRLLNDWYAQIGQLIQEFRTKYEDETAPTTPSEP from the coding sequence ATGCCAGACTCGATGGCGGAAATGTTGCGCCAGGACATGGAGTGTGAGGGGCTCCTGGAGTGTCTCCACGGGCTCAAGGATCTGGACAGAGAGTGTTTCGAGACGCTCGCGAAGAGCGACGAACGGCTGACGGTCGACGAGATCGCCGACCGGGTCGAACGCGAGCGCTCGACGGCCTACCGGTCGATCCAGCGACTGCTCCAGACCGGCCTCGTCCAGAAAGAGCAGATCAACTACGAACAGGGCGGGTACTACCACGTCTACTACCCCGCCGATCCGGAGGAGGTCACCGACGACATGCAGCGACTGCTCAACGACTGGTACGCCCAGATCGGCCAGTTGATCCAGGAGTTCCGCACGAAGTACGAGGACGAGACGGCCCCGACCACGCCCTCGGAGCCGTGA
- a CDS encoding DsrE/DsrF/DrsH-like family protein, with protein sequence MSTETDETADADGPEPDGDLAELEALRARVDDLEDQLAGVETEVDDDQKSMVIIATKGTLDMAYPPLILASTAAAFGWDVTVFHTFWGLEILHEDHSKDLQMSSVGNPNMPVPNAIASLPGMDRVTTKMMRKRIADNETASIDELLQTCFDMDVEMQACQMTVELMDYDEDDFYDDVTVGVGAATALEQMADADIQLLV encoded by the coding sequence ATGAGCACAGAGACAGACGAAACCGCCGACGCCGACGGTCCGGAACCGGACGGAGACCTGGCCGAGCTCGAGGCGCTTCGCGCACGCGTCGACGACCTCGAAGACCAGCTGGCCGGCGTCGAGACCGAGGTCGACGACGACCAGAAGTCCATGGTGATCATCGCGACGAAGGGGACGCTGGACATGGCCTATCCCCCGCTGATCCTCGCCTCGACGGCCGCCGCCTTCGGCTGGGACGTGACCGTCTTCCACACGTTCTGGGGGCTGGAGATCCTCCACGAGGACCACTCCAAAGACCTCCAGATGAGTTCGGTCGGCAACCCGAACATGCCGGTCCCCAACGCCATCGCCTCGCTCCCGGGCATGGACCGCGTGACGACGAAGATGATGCGAAAGCGCATCGCCGACAACGAGACGGCGAGCATCGACGAGCTGTTACAGACCTGTTTCGACATGGACGTCGAGATGCAGGCCTGCCAGATGACCGTCGAGCTGATGGACTACGACGAAGACGACTTCTACGACGACGTCACCGTCGGCGTCGGTGCCGCCACGGCGCTCGAACAGATGGCCGACGCGGACATCCAGCTCCTGGTCTGA
- a CDS encoding sulfurtransferase TusA family protein — MSFESEVTETLDVKGLSCPMPVVQTKQAVDELEAGDVLEVVATDSGSMSDIDGWADGTSGVSLLDQEEREDGGESVYVHYVQVEE, encoded by the coding sequence ATGAGCTTCGAATCAGAAGTCACCGAGACGCTCGACGTGAAGGGACTCTCTTGCCCGATGCCGGTCGTGCAGACCAAGCAGGCGGTCGACGAGCTCGAGGCCGGCGACGTCCTCGAGGTCGTGGCCACAGACTCCGGGAGCATGAGCGACATCGACGGCTGGGCGGACGGGACCAGCGGCGTGTCCCTGCTCGACCAGGAAGAACGCGAGGACGGCGGTGAGAGCGTCTACGTCCACTACGTGCAGGTGGAGGAATGA
- a CDS encoding YeeE/YedE family protein, with protein sequence MIGAEFFPNGIARYLIGGLLIGSGAAFIYLATGIIAGASTFLESTLSYVSRVPQFNKFPFVSTRDWRVVFTVGIVLGGAVYAVFWQGGAWTTDVQWWRLFLGGILVGVGTRLGKGCTSGHGVCGVGSLSGTSIVNVATFMAVAIGTAQLVQALGVSP encoded by the coding sequence ATGATCGGTGCCGAGTTCTTCCCCAACGGCATCGCGCGGTATCTGATCGGCGGACTGCTCATCGGCAGTGGCGCAGCGTTCATCTATCTCGCGACCGGCATCATCGCGGGCGCGAGCACGTTCCTCGAATCGACGCTCTCGTACGTCTCGAGGGTCCCCCAGTTCAACAAGTTCCCGTTCGTGAGTACGCGCGACTGGCGCGTCGTGTTCACCGTCGGCATCGTGCTCGGCGGCGCGGTCTACGCCGTCTTCTGGCAGGGCGGCGCCTGGACCACGGACGTCCAGTGGTGGCGCCTGTTCCTCGGCGGGATCCTGGTCGGCGTCGGCACGCGCCTCGGCAAGGGCTGTACGTCCGGCCACGGCGTCTGTGGCGTCGGCTCGCTCTCGGGGACCTCGATCGTGAACGTCGCGACGTTCATGGCCGTCGCCATCGGGACCGCGCAACTCGTCCAGGCTCTCGGGGTGTCGCCGTGA
- a CDS encoding DUF6691 family protein: protein MSERTPGFYLSILVGGLIFGFGLGYSHMARPEVVLDFLQLEDLGLLFVMGGAAVVSGVVFALATNFLEDAPLTGEQYVRRVKSFDRNVVVGGVVFGAGWGLSGICPGAAYASVGIGNWPILWAVAGMFIGAYAQGRLRSRLTDANAGPTTAD, encoded by the coding sequence GTGAGCGAGCGCACCCCCGGGTTCTACCTGAGCATCCTCGTCGGCGGACTGATCTTCGGTTTCGGGCTCGGGTACAGCCACATGGCCCGTCCGGAGGTCGTCCTCGACTTCCTCCAGCTCGAAGACCTCGGCCTGCTGTTCGTGATGGGCGGGGCCGCCGTCGTGTCGGGTGTCGTCTTCGCCCTCGCGACGAACTTCCTCGAGGACGCGCCGCTCACGGGCGAACAGTACGTCCGGCGGGTGAAGTCCTTCGACCGGAACGTCGTCGTGGGCGGCGTGGTGTTCGGCGCGGGATGGGGGCTCTCCGGGATCTGTCCCGGCGCCGCCTACGCGAGCGTCGGCATCGGCAACTGGCCGATCCTCTGGGCCGTCGCCGGGATGTTCATCGGCGCGTACGCGCAGGGCCGGCTGCGCTCGCGGTTGACCGATGCGAACGCCGGCCCGACCACGGCCGACTGA
- a CDS encoding DUF7512 family protein — protein MFGIETLGGNAQAVVLVGIVLFEALLLYVGYGGLETVVGPAFTRVLKGQCAVLDAVFMRCSAAENGGADR, from the coding sequence ATGTTCGGAATTGAGACGCTCGGCGGGAACGCGCAGGCGGTCGTCCTCGTGGGGATCGTGCTCTTCGAGGCGCTCTTGCTGTACGTCGGCTACGGCGGTCTGGAGACGGTCGTCGGTCCGGCGTTCACTCGAGTGCTGAAAGGGCAGTGTGCGGTCCTCGACGCCGTGTTCATGCGGTGTTCCGCGGCCGAGAACGGAGGTGCCGATAGATGA